In Paralcaligenes sp. KSB-10, the following are encoded in one genomic region:
- a CDS encoding SirB2 family protein, with protein MNYSIVKHLHVSAAAISIILFALRAYWSVTGSGKLQLRAIKILPHVVDTVLLVCGIILTFMLGGLQPWIVAKLLALVLYIGIGTIAIKRGKTSGTRALAALVAIAVFFYIVGVAIRHNPMSWLG; from the coding sequence ATGAACTATTCGATCGTCAAACATTTGCACGTAAGCGCTGCCGCCATAAGCATTATCCTGTTCGCGCTGCGGGCCTATTGGTCTGTCACCGGTTCGGGCAAGCTGCAACTGCGCGCAATCAAGATTCTTCCGCATGTAGTAGATACGGTGTTGCTCGTTTGCGGCATTATTCTTACTTTCATGCTGGGCGGCCTGCAGCCGTGGATCGTGGCCAAATTGCTGGCCCTGGTCCTTTACATAGGGATAGGCACGATCGCGATCAAGCGCGGCAAAACCTCCGGGACACGAGCCTTGGCAGCCCTGGTCGCCATTGCCGTTTTCTTTTATATCGTGGGCGTGGCCATACGGCACAATCCTATGTCGTGGCTGGGTTAG
- a CDS encoding ABC transporter ATP-binding protein/permease: MNWNHELLESGLWILKAYAITVVLAGLAIWALVRFTIWGRQFWTLAKGYFSPKRSWQPLIALAFILFLTLCGVRLDVLFSSWYNNMYTALQKLDETEFWFAMWLFAVLATTHVIRSLIDFYVEQAFTIHWRVWLNEQMLSRWLDHQAYYRTQYLDKPTDNPDQRIQQDVNSFVSTSLTLSMGVVNALVSTFAFTLILWNLSGPLSVMGLDIPRGMVFLVFLYVLVATVFAIRIGRPLISLNFLNERFNADYRYALVRLREYAESVAFYAGEKVEGALLRNRFAQVIANSWAIVYRSLKFLGFNFSITQAAVVFPFIIQAQRFFTKKISLGDLIQTAQAFGRLQDNLSFFRNAYDSFAAYRATLDRLTGFTTAIRHSYELPTPQVQAQGKRVALDHLTVLTPSRQLLINRLSLEVQPGAPLLIRGASGSGKTTLLRSIAGLWPYCEGGIIRPESGALFLSQKPYLPLGSLREALYYPSQLPGAAGTSIIASPQRQQEAAMTSSRGGSANLDTLLVSSDSLLETQPSNLSDGQAQEVLKQVQLGHLIDKLDEVADWGRILSLGEQQRLAFGRMLLARPDAAFLDEASSALDEGLEESMYRLTREHLPDMILLSVGHRSTLVAHHSRQLIIKGGGAWELS, from the coding sequence ATGAACTGGAATCACGAGCTACTTGAAAGTGGGCTTTGGATATTAAAAGCCTACGCCATCACTGTCGTACTTGCCGGACTGGCAATCTGGGCTCTGGTTCGATTCACGATATGGGGGCGGCAGTTCTGGACTCTGGCAAAAGGCTATTTTTCTCCGAAACGCAGTTGGCAACCTCTGATCGCGCTGGCCTTCATCCTGTTTTTAACGCTGTGCGGCGTGCGCCTGGATGTGCTGTTTTCGTCCTGGTACAACAATATGTATACCGCGCTGCAGAAGCTCGATGAAACCGAATTCTGGTTTGCCATGTGGCTGTTCGCGGTTCTGGCAACGACGCATGTCATCCGTTCGCTCATCGATTTTTATGTAGAACAGGCCTTCACCATTCATTGGCGCGTCTGGCTGAACGAACAGATGCTCAGCCGCTGGCTCGATCATCAGGCCTACTACCGAACCCAGTACCTCGACAAACCCACAGACAACCCCGACCAGCGCATACAACAGGACGTAAACAGCTTCGTCTCAACATCGCTGACCTTATCGATGGGCGTGGTAAACGCGCTGGTGTCGACCTTTGCCTTCACCCTGATCTTGTGGAATTTATCCGGCCCCCTGTCTGTCATGGGGCTGGACATTCCACGCGGCATGGTCTTTCTGGTGTTCCTGTACGTATTGGTGGCCACTGTATTCGCCATACGCATCGGCCGTCCGCTCATAAGCCTGAATTTTTTGAACGAACGCTTTAATGCCGATTATCGATACGCACTGGTGCGCTTGCGCGAATACGCGGAAAGCGTGGCCTTTTATGCCGGCGAAAAAGTGGAAGGCGCCCTGCTGCGCAATCGTTTTGCGCAAGTCATCGCCAACTCGTGGGCAATTGTGTACCGATCCCTGAAGTTCCTGGGGTTCAATTTTTCCATCACGCAGGCGGCGGTGGTTTTCCCTTTCATTATCCAGGCGCAACGTTTTTTCACGAAAAAAATCAGCCTGGGCGATTTGATCCAGACCGCCCAGGCTTTTGGGCGCCTGCAGGACAATCTGTCGTTTTTCCGAAATGCCTACGATAGCTTTGCCGCATACCGGGCCACTCTCGACCGCCTGACCGGCTTCACCACCGCCATCAGGCATTCATACGAGCTACCCACGCCGCAAGTGCAAGCCCAAGGCAAACGGGTCGCGCTCGACCATCTGACCGTGCTCACGCCAAGCCGGCAGCTCCTGATCAACCGCCTGTCGCTCGAGGTTCAACCAGGCGCGCCGCTGCTGATCCGCGGCGCCTCCGGATCGGGCAAAACCACGTTATTGCGCTCGATTGCCGGTCTTTGGCCCTATTGCGAAGGGGGCATTATCCGGCCCGAGAGCGGCGCACTGTTCCTGTCGCAAAAGCCGTATCTGCCGCTCGGAAGCCTGCGCGAGGCCTTGTACTACCCAAGCCAGTTGCCGGGCGCGGCCGGTACATCCATTATCGCCAGTCCCCAACGCCAACAGGAAGCCGCTATGACAAGTTCGCGCGGCGGCTCGGCAAACCTCGATACCCTTCTTGTCTCCAGCGACTCGCTGCTTGAAACCCAGCCATCGAACCTCTCCGACGGCCAGGCCCAGGAGGTGCTCAAGCAGGTGCAACTGGGCCACCTTATCGACAAACTCGACGAAGTCGCGGACTGGGGCCGCATCCTGTCGCTGGGCGAACAACAACGCCTGGCATTCGGCCGCATGCTCCTGGCCCGGCCCGACGCCGCTTTCCTGGATGAGGCCAGTTCAGCCCTGGACGAAGGGCTGGAAGAATCCATGTACCGACTGACGCGCGAGCATCTGCCTGACATGATATTGCTGAGCGTAGGCCATCGCAGCACATTGGTGGCGCACCATTCCCGGCAACTTATCATCAAGGGGGGCGGAGCCTGGGAATTGAGCTGA
- a CDS encoding LysR family transcriptional regulator, giving the protein MIGISIRQLEVFVSIAATGSVRTAAERLFVTQPAVSMALAELERQLNAPLFDRTRGRLHLSSRGKELLPMAQEVVERMHEMLRQSSGNPLELKGELRLGTSNTIGNYLVGELLGPYVAAHPRVSLTVSVENTDTIVAGLLEHRIDVGCVEGPVNHPQLDVQPWRDDALVVCAAANHPLTQHRRLQPSHFKDAKWILREPGSAMRALAEQAMNSLPPGQIVLELGQVEAIKQAVIAGLGIACLPATATGDAVAVGRLAILNTPFLDLHRRLSLVLHKARYRGALIEAFIASLNAGAR; this is encoded by the coding sequence ATGATTGGAATCAGCATACGACAGCTTGAAGTCTTCGTCTCCATTGCCGCCACAGGTAGCGTCCGTACGGCGGCCGAGCGCCTGTTTGTCACGCAACCGGCCGTCAGCATGGCGCTGGCCGAACTCGAACGCCAGTTGAACGCCCCCCTGTTCGATCGGACACGCGGACGCCTGCATTTAAGCTCTCGCGGCAAGGAATTGCTTCCCATGGCCCAGGAAGTCGTTGAGCGCATGCACGAAATGCTGCGTCAGTCCAGCGGCAATCCCCTGGAATTGAAAGGAGAATTGCGCCTGGGCACCAGCAACACCATAGGCAATTACCTGGTAGGCGAGCTGCTGGGCCCCTACGTCGCCGCGCATCCTCGGGTTTCCCTGACTGTCAGCGTCGAAAACACCGATACGATAGTGGCCGGGCTGTTGGAACACAGAATAGACGTGGGGTGCGTGGAAGGCCCTGTCAACCACCCGCAACTCGACGTCCAACCCTGGCGCGACGACGCACTGGTCGTCTGCGCCGCGGCCAATCATCCCTTGACCCAACATCGCCGACTGCAACCCAGCCACTTCAAAGACGCCAAATGGATTCTGCGCGAGCCGGGCTCGGCAATGCGGGCATTGGCAGAACAGGCGATGAATTCACTTCCTCCTGGCCAGATCGTGCTGGAACTCGGGCAGGTTGAAGCCATCAAGCAGGCCGTCATCGCTGGGCTGGGCATCGCCTGCCTGCCCGCCACGGCGACTGGCGACGCCGTTGCCGTAGGGCGCCTGGCCATTCTGAATACTCCCTTCCTGGATCTGCATCGGCGCCTGTCGCTGGTACTGCACAAGGCACGCTATCGGGGAGCGCTTATCGAGGCCTTTATCGCCAGCCTGAACGCCGGCGCACGCTGA
- a CDS encoding patatin-like phospholipase family protein: MPIKAQIPQAIAARGKWSEKDRELGLPPYETIALVLQGGGALGAYQAGVFQGLSEAGIEPDRLSGISIGALNTAIIAGNPPEKRIARLVEFWETICQPNLGLAPNPFIEQSFFNLGDAVRQTMSALSAASAVLDGQKGFFKPRFPSPAFISSSGPGHASYYDTSPLKETLERLCDFDRINSGELHVSVGAVNVRTGNFNYFDNTKIALRPEHFMASGALPPAFPAIEIDGEYYWDGGLVSNTPLSDVLNTRPRKDTLVFQVDLWSARGRLPANMSEVSDRIKEIQYSSRTRLVTEHLRWTQYLRHVLLNVLEDVPAEARTSEHYCKLAQELSSSKHYNVVHLIYRDKPYEQYYKDYQFDLATMRGRWASGLQDIRDTLAQPDRLAMPDNDAGFVTHDVHREEIEQSMRHD, encoded by the coding sequence ATGCCAATCAAAGCACAGATCCCGCAGGCAATCGCCGCACGCGGCAAATGGAGCGAAAAGGATCGTGAGCTCGGGCTGCCGCCCTATGAAACTATCGCCTTGGTCTTGCAAGGCGGCGGGGCTCTGGGAGCCTATCAGGCAGGCGTCTTTCAGGGCTTGTCCGAGGCAGGCATCGAGCCCGACCGCCTGTCGGGTATCTCGATCGGCGCACTGAATACCGCCATCATCGCCGGCAACCCTCCCGAAAAACGCATTGCAAGACTGGTCGAGTTCTGGGAAACCATCTGCCAGCCGAACCTGGGTTTGGCGCCCAACCCGTTTATAGAGCAGAGTTTTTTCAACCTGGGCGACGCCGTGCGCCAGACAATGAGCGCCCTGAGCGCCGCCAGCGCGGTCCTGGACGGGCAGAAAGGTTTTTTCAAGCCCCGTTTCCCGTCGCCGGCGTTCATCTCCTCGAGCGGCCCCGGCCACGCCAGCTATTACGACACCAGCCCACTGAAAGAAACGCTCGAGCGGCTTTGCGATTTCGACCGGATCAATTCCGGCGAGCTGCATGTGTCGGTGGGCGCCGTCAATGTACGCACGGGCAATTTCAATTATTTCGATAACACCAAAATCGCCTTGCGGCCCGAACACTTCATGGCCTCGGGCGCCCTGCCCCCTGCCTTTCCAGCCATAGAAATCGATGGCGAGTATTACTGGGATGGCGGCCTGGTCTCGAATACGCCCTTGTCCGACGTGCTGAATACGCGCCCACGCAAGGACACACTGGTATTCCAGGTGGACTTGTGGAGCGCGCGCGGCCGGCTGCCTGCCAATATGAGCGAAGTATCCGATCGCATCAAGGAAATCCAATACTCAAGCCGCACGCGCCTGGTTACCGAACACCTGCGCTGGACCCAATATCTGAGGCACGTGCTGCTCAATGTGCTCGAAGACGTCCCGGCCGAGGCGCGGACCAGCGAGCACTACTGCAAACTGGCCCAGGAACTTTCGTCGAGCAAGCACTATAACGTCGTGCACCTCATCTATCGCGACAAGCCCTACGAACAGTACTACAAGGATTATCAATTCGACCTGGCCACCATGCGCGGACGCTGGGCCAGCGGGCTGCAGGACATACGCGACACCCTGGCCCAGCCGGATCGCCTGGCCATGCCCGACAATGACGCCGGATTCGTCACGCACGATGTACACCGCGAAGAAATCGAACAATCCATGCGGCACGATTGA
- a CDS encoding tripartite tricarboxylate transporter substrate-binding protein: MHGNLLKIKAIVAAIAACSSLAMTAAHAESAKLDGPLTLVVGYAPGGTSDRTARIVSQELQHKLGVSVIVENKTGAGGRIAAAYVKATPAGKNVLLLGNPAVMVVAPLVYKQLNYDPVKDFKPVSIVTKYGFGVAVAATNPIKNLSQLIEWAKAHPKEFNVGVPATGSLPHFFALMLAGKIGIKGQVIGYRGSAPVMTDLIGNSIPVAIDTLDVQTPQHVGGKIRILATSGAKREIRTPDVPTFTQAGVGLEAFGWNAFFAPATMPDAKVKILSRAIMDTLSTPSVQKILEQNDLVPVVAGAAETRKMVDAFRKQWAPVVESSGYVVEK; the protein is encoded by the coding sequence ATGCACGGCAATCTATTAAAAATAAAGGCGATTGTTGCTGCGATCGCGGCGTGTTCGAGCCTGGCCATGACGGCCGCCCATGCCGAATCGGCAAAGCTCGATGGGCCCTTGACGCTGGTGGTCGGTTATGCGCCGGGGGGAACTTCGGATCGCACCGCCCGCATTGTTTCGCAAGAACTGCAGCACAAGCTCGGAGTTTCCGTGATTGTGGAAAACAAGACCGGCGCGGGCGGCCGCATCGCTGCCGCGTATGTCAAGGCGACGCCGGCGGGCAAGAATGTATTGCTGTTGGGCAATCCGGCGGTGATGGTGGTGGCGCCATTGGTGTACAAGCAGTTGAACTATGACCCCGTCAAGGATTTCAAGCCGGTGTCGATAGTGACCAAATATGGCTTCGGCGTGGCTGTGGCGGCCACAAATCCCATCAAGAATTTGTCTCAGCTCATCGAGTGGGCCAAGGCGCATCCCAAAGAGTTCAATGTGGGCGTGCCGGCTACGGGCAGCCTGCCTCACTTTTTTGCATTGATGCTTGCCGGGAAAATCGGTATCAAAGGGCAAGTGATAGGCTATCGCGGATCGGCGCCCGTCATGACCGATCTTATCGGCAATTCGATTCCGGTGGCCATCGATACGCTGGACGTGCAGACTCCGCAGCATGTGGGCGGGAAAATCCGTATCCTGGCCACTTCGGGCGCCAAGCGTGAAATCAGGACGCCGGATGTGCCTACTTTTACACAGGCGGGTGTCGGGCTCGAGGCTTTTGGCTGGAATGCGTTCTTTGCCCCCGCCACCATGCCCGATGCCAAGGTCAAGATCCTGAGCCGGGCTATCATGGACACTCTTTCCACGCCCAGCGTGCAGAAAATCCTGGAACAGAACGACCTGGTCCCTGTTGTGGCCGGCGCCGCTGAAACGAGGAAAATGGTCGATGCGTTCCGCAAACAATGGGCGCCGGTTGTCGAGAGTTCAGGCTATGTGGTGGAAAAATAG
- a CDS encoding MarR family winged helix-turn-helix transcriptional regulator, which produces MVEAASRPSPGRSTRAGASPAPVVPEPTIQDMTVFRIYRAWSGANPIFTRLCEGRFNITRREWRILATAAVNGRLGSAALAKAANLDLVRTSRTISTLCNKGWLIRHRNSRDARNIFIDVSEAGHALYRQIMPTIVELNAQVTQDLDADELRVLRKALDKITLRAQRMLEVEIIKERPHRGQPGKRKTG; this is translated from the coding sequence ATGGTCGAGGCAGCATCCCGGCCCTCACCCGGCCGCAGCACTCGGGCAGGCGCAAGCCCCGCGCCTGTTGTGCCCGAGCCAACCATCCAGGACATGACGGTGTTTCGCATTTATCGAGCGTGGTCCGGGGCCAATCCGATCTTCACGCGCCTGTGCGAAGGCCGGTTCAATATCACGCGACGGGAATGGCGCATCCTGGCCACCGCGGCCGTCAACGGCCGGCTCGGCTCGGCGGCGCTGGCCAAAGCGGCCAATCTCGATCTGGTACGCACCTCGCGAACCATCAGCACACTGTGCAACAAAGGCTGGCTGATCCGCCATCGCAATTCGCGCGACGCCCGCAATATTTTCATCGACGTCAGCGAGGCCGGCCACGCGCTCTACCGGCAGATCATGCCCACCATCGTCGAGCTGAACGCCCAGGTCACCCAGGATCTGGATGCCGATGAATTGCGTGTGCTCAGGAAAGCCCTGGACAAGATCACCCTGCGCGCGCAGCGCATGCTGGAGGTCGAAATCATAAAAGAACGCCCGCACAGGGGGCAGCCGGGCAAGCGGAAAACCGGCTGA
- a CDS encoding sulfatase-like hydrolase/transferase, translating to MAQIQNVLFIMSDQLRADHLGCYGHPYMRTPNIDGLAKKGVRFERAFVNSGVCGPSRMSYYTGRYPSTHGATWNRVPLPVGEVTMGEYLRNHQRKLVLAGKTHVMPDHAGLERLAIDGGSELGRLLASGGFEEIDRYDGHHEPGEESGYPAYLRRQGYVSDDPWTDFVISARDHTGKVVSGWHMRNSRFPSLVEEKHSETAYMTDQALGFMRKMGGQPWVLHLSYVKPHWPYIAPAPYHAMYSADQCLPVIRNESEKQNAHPVVAAYRQQEESLSFAQDDCIRVVRPAYQGLITQLDDHLGRLFEYMERTGLMQNTLIVFTADHGDFLGDHWLGEKELFYDTVQRVPFIVMDPSPAADVSRGRVESRMVESVDVLPTLLEALNIPLAAHRLEGRSLLPILHGEPEAWRDCVFSELDYSYRLARLLVHKTPQTARAWSVRTDRWLYVYWMGEPEQLYDLQADPEQFQDLGRDAGHAAVRGELKARLFDWFTHLKRRTTVTDESVEKGTDAYKKAGVFYGQW from the coding sequence ATGGCCCAGATTCAGAATGTCTTGTTCATTATGTCCGATCAATTGCGCGCCGATCATTTGGGGTGCTACGGACATCCATACATGCGGACGCCCAATATCGACGGCCTCGCGAAAAAAGGCGTGCGTTTCGAACGCGCGTTCGTGAATTCGGGCGTATGCGGCCCTTCGCGCATGAGCTATTACACGGGGCGCTATCCGTCTACCCATGGGGCTACCTGGAACCGGGTGCCTTTGCCGGTGGGCGAAGTCACCATGGGCGAGTATTTGCGTAATCATCAGCGCAAACTGGTGCTGGCGGGAAAAACCCATGTCATGCCCGACCACGCCGGCCTGGAACGCCTGGCTATCGATGGCGGATCCGAATTGGGACGCTTGCTGGCCAGTGGCGGATTCGAGGAAATCGATCGCTACGATGGCCACCACGAACCTGGCGAGGAAAGCGGCTATCCGGCATACCTGCGCCGCCAGGGGTATGTGTCGGACGATCCCTGGACCGATTTCGTGATTTCAGCGCGCGATCACACCGGCAAAGTGGTGAGTGGCTGGCATATGCGCAATTCCCGCTTTCCGTCGCTGGTGGAAGAAAAGCATTCCGAAACGGCTTACATGACCGATCAGGCTTTGGGTTTCATGCGGAAAATGGGCGGCCAGCCTTGGGTGTTGCACCTCAGCTACGTCAAGCCGCATTGGCCGTACATTGCTCCGGCTCCTTATCACGCCATGTACAGTGCGGACCAGTGTTTGCCTGTGATTCGCAACGAGTCCGAAAAACAGAATGCGCATCCGGTCGTGGCGGCATATCGCCAACAGGAAGAAAGCCTGAGTTTTGCGCAGGATGATTGCATACGGGTGGTGCGTCCGGCTTATCAGGGCTTGATTACTCAGCTTGACGATCATTTGGGGCGGTTGTTCGAGTACATGGAGCGTACTGGGTTGATGCAAAATACCCTCATCGTGTTCACGGCGGATCACGGCGATTTCCTCGGAGACCATTGGCTCGGCGAAAAAGAGTTGTTCTACGATACTGTGCAGCGCGTTCCCTTTATCGTGATGGATCCGTCGCCCGCCGCCGATGTGTCGCGCGGCCGGGTCGAATCGCGCATGGTGGAGTCGGTCGATGTCTTGCCGACGCTGCTCGAGGCCTTGAATATTCCTTTGGCGGCACATCGCCTGGAAGGGCGCAGCCTTTTGCCGATCTTGCATGGTGAACCCGAAGCCTGGCGCGATTGCGTATTTTCCGAACTCGACTACAGTTATCGGCTGGCGCGCCTGCTGGTGCACAAGACGCCGCAGACAGCTCGCGCGTGGTCGGTGCGCACCGATCGCTGGCTATATGTGTACTGGATGGGTGAGCCCGAACAGCTCTACGATTTGCAGGCCGATCCGGAGCAATTCCAGGACCTGGGCCGGGATGCCGGTCATGCGGCTGTTCGCGGGGAACTGAAGGCCAGGCTGTTCGACTGGTTTACGCATCTTAAGCGTCGTACCACGGTAACGGACGAGTCGGTCGAAAAGGGGACCGATGCCTACAAGAAGGCTGGCGTGTTTTACGGGCAGTGGTGA
- a CDS encoding YeiH family protein — protein MLTSTPSSSQAVSHRPLAAPIHHAGGRRSSRLAPPKSSPLYGLVLAMVVGMAALYLGRWAPIIGGPVFGIVLGIAIRNSVGVGPIFKPGLGFASKQVLQWSIIALGFGLSIQQVAKTGVESLSVTLVTISAAFASAYFLGKWLNIPAKLKILIGVGTAICGGSAIAAVTPIIKSDDHDTAFAISTIFIFNIVGVLTFPLLGHWLQMSDAGFGMWAGTAINDTSSVVAAGYSYSHAAGDYATIVKLTRATLIIPICLALAFYEAWRHKKQGGTDFSLARIFPWFILWFLVASGVRSAGIIPEAWNGVIHFMAEFLIIVALTAIGLSSDLRRMATAGMRPFLLGLGVWLSVSLSSLLVQHYMGSW, from the coding sequence ATGTTGACGTCAACGCCTTCCTCCTCTCAGGCAGTATCCCACCGGCCTCTGGCAGCGCCCATCCATCATGCCGGAGGCCGCCGCAGCAGCCGTCTGGCGCCGCCGAAATCATCGCCTTTATATGGATTGGTGCTGGCGATGGTGGTGGGCATGGCCGCCCTGTACCTGGGGCGCTGGGCTCCGATTATCGGCGGACCTGTATTTGGGATTGTATTGGGTATTGCAATCCGCAATTCCGTGGGGGTGGGGCCGATATTCAAGCCCGGCCTGGGGTTTGCTTCCAAGCAGGTGCTGCAGTGGTCGATTATCGCCTTGGGGTTTGGCCTGAGCATCCAGCAGGTAGCCAAAACGGGCGTGGAGTCGCTTTCGGTCACCCTGGTGACGATCTCAGCGGCTTTCGCCTCGGCGTATTTCCTGGGCAAGTGGCTGAATATTCCCGCCAAGCTGAAAATCCTGATCGGTGTGGGGACGGCGATTTGCGGCGGCTCGGCCATTGCGGCCGTCACGCCCATCATAAAATCCGACGATCATGATACGGCGTTTGCGATTTCCACGATTTTTATCTTCAATATTGTGGGTGTCCTGACTTTCCCCTTGCTGGGGCATTGGCTGCAGATGTCGGATGCGGGCTTTGGCATGTGGGCCGGTACGGCCATCAACGATACCTCTTCGGTGGTGGCTGCCGGCTATAGCTACAGCCACGCCGCCGGCGATTATGCCACCATTGTCAAGCTCACCCGCGCAACCTTGATCATTCCCATTTGCCTGGCCCTGGCTTTCTATGAAGCCTGGCGGCATAAAAAGCAGGGCGGCACCGATTTCAGCCTGGCGCGCATTTTTCCCTGGTTCATCCTGTGGTTCCTGGTGGCGTCCGGGGTACGTTCGGCAGGGATCATTCCCGAGGCCTGGAATGGGGTCATTCATTTCATGGCCGAGTTTCTGATTATCGTGGCGCTTACCGCTATCGGCCTGTCCTCGGATTTACGCCGCATGGCCACCGCCGGCATGCGCCCCTTCCTGTTGGGCCTGGGCGTGTGGTTGTCCGTATCGCTCAGCAGCCTGTTGGTGCAGCACTACATGGGGTCGTGGTAG